GTATTCGCCGTCAATCTGATTTCGTCGCCCGGTTCCGGCAAGACGCTTTTGCTCGAACGGACACTCGAGCGCATGGCGCGACACGTCGCGTGTGCGGTCGTCGTGGGCGACCAGCAGACCGACAACGATGCGCGGCGGCTCGCGGGCAAGGGCGCGCCGGTGCGGCAGATCGAGACGAAGAGCTCGTGTCATCTCGATGCCGAGCGCGTGGGCGGCGTTCTGCCCGAGGTCGTCACCGAGGGCACGCGGCTGCTCTTCATCGAAAACGTCGGCAACCTCGTGTGCCCCGCGGCGTTCGAGCTCGGCGAACATTTCAAGATCGCCCTTCTCTCGGTCGCCGAGGGCGAGGACAAACCGATCAAGTACCCGGTCCTGTTCTCGCGATCGCCCGTCGTCGTGCTGACGAAGATGGATCTGCTGCCGCATCTCGATTTCGACATGGCGCGCTGCCGCAGAAACATCCGCACGGTTCGCCCCGACGCGAAGATCTTCGAACTCTCCGCTCGCA
This genomic stretch from Deltaproteobacteria bacterium harbors:
- the hypB gene encoding hydrogenase nickel incorporation protein HypB → MCRDCGCEQGNERAYFHGHADAHGNDHGHAHDHPHAHGHDHAHDHGNGNGLDHHREEGDDRHRIDVEMRVLAHNDHLAAHNREWLDARGVFAVNLISSPGSGKTLLLERTLERMARHVACAVVVGDQQTDNDARRLAGKGAPVRQIETKSSCHLDAERVGGVLPEVVTEGTRLLFIENVGNLVCPAAFELGEHFKIALLSVAEGEDKPIKYPVLFSRSPVVVLTKMDLLPHLDFDMARCRRNIRTVRPDAKIFELSARTGEGMESWTDYLFELARTK